One genomic window of Arachis hypogaea cultivar Tifrunner chromosome 8, arahy.Tifrunner.gnm2.J5K5, whole genome shotgun sequence includes the following:
- the LOC112705853 gene encoding ABSCISIC ACID-INSENSITIVE 5-like protein 5 isoform X2, whose amino-acid sequence MNFKNFGNDPGPAAGGSGDAGGRPPGNFPLTRQPSVYNLTFDEFMNTMGGSGKDFGSMNMDELLKNIWTAEEVQTMASATGVGGEPGSAGFGGAGINNLQRQGSLTLPRTLSQKTVDEVWKDISKEYGGGSTGGGVGGPNPAQTTQRQPTLKEITLEEFLVRAGVVREDAQLAAAGKANDSVFVDLSRGGGNSGGLGVGFQQLNKVPGLMGDSVGVNNNDPLVGLQPRTNLPVNVNGVRSSNQQMQIQNSQSPHQHQPQIFPKQAPMSYAMPLVQGGGGGMGMVGLSPGPVHVATGSPASQISNDKMAKSNGDTSSVSPVPYVFNGGLRGRKSGGAVEKVIERRQRRMIKNRESAARSRARKQKNGNVIDMKKGERF is encoded by the exons ATGAACTTCAAGAATTTCGGCAACGATCCTGGCCCTGCTGCCGGAGGAAGCGGAGATGCTGGTGGGAGACCGCCGGGGAATTTTCCCCTGACACGGCAACCTTCCGTGTACAATCTGACGTTCGATGAGTTCATGAACACCATGGGAGGTTCAGGAAAGGACTTCGGCTCCATGAACATGGATGAACTTCTTAAAAACATATGGACCGCCGAAGAGGTTCAAACTATGGCGTCTGCCACGGGTGTCGGTGGAGAACCGGGCTCCGCAGGCTTCGGCGGTGCCGGCATCAACAATTTGCAGAGGCAGGGATCCTTGACGCTCCCACGAACCCTGAGTCAGAAGACAGTGGACGAGGTCTGGAAAGACATTTCGAAGGAGTACGGCGGAGGGTCGACCGGTGGCGGCGTCGGCGGGCCGAATCCCGCGCAGACGACGCAGCGGCAGCCGACGTTGAAAGAGATCACGCTGGAGGAGTTCTTGGTGAGAGCAGGTGTTGTTAGAGAAGACGCGCAATTGGCAGCTGCTGGGAAAGCAAACGACAGCGTTTTTGTTGATTTGTCTCGTGGTGGAGGGAATAGTGGCGGTTTAGGAGTAGGGTTTCAGCAATTGAACAAGGTACCAGGGTTGATGGGTGATAGTGTTGGTGTGAACAACAATGATCCTCTGGTTGGTCTTCAGCCAAGAACAAATTTGCCTGTGAATGTTAATGGGGTTAGGTCTTCCAATCAGCAGATGCAGATCCAGAATTCACAGTCCCCTCATCAGCATCAGCCTCAGATATTCCCCAAACAAGCTCCTATGAGCTATGCTATGCCTCTTGTGCAAGGTGGAGGAGGAGGGATGGGGATGGTTGGTTTGTCACCTGGGCCTGTTCATGTTGCTACTGGCTCGCCGGCTAGCCAGATTTCCAATGATAAGATGGCAAAGAGCAATGGAGATACTTCTTCGGTTTCTCCGGTGCCTTATGTATTTAACGGTGGCCTCAGGGGCCGGAAGAGCGGTGGAGCAGTTGAAAAGGTGATTGAGAGGAGGCAGAGGAGAATGATCAAGAACAGAGAGTCGGCAGCTAGGTCCCGCGCTCGAAAGCAG AAGAATGGTAATGTGATAGACatgaagaaaggtgaaagattttGA
- the LOC112705853 gene encoding ABSCISIC ACID-INSENSITIVE 5-like protein 5 isoform X1: MNFKNFGNDPGPAAGGSGDAGGRPPGNFPLTRQPSVYNLTFDEFMNTMGGSGKDFGSMNMDELLKNIWTAEEVQTMASATGVGGEPGSAGFGGAGINNLQRQGSLTLPRTLSQKTVDEVWKDISKEYGGGSTGGGVGGPNPAQTTQRQPTLKEITLEEFLVRAGVVREDAQLAAAGKANDSVFVDLSRGGGNSGGLGVGFQQLNKVPGLMGDSVGVNNNDPLVGLQPRTNLPVNVNGVRSSNQQMQIQNSQSPHQHQPQIFPKQAPMSYAMPLVQGGGGGMGMVGLSPGPVHVATGSPASQISNDKMAKSNGDTSSVSPVPYVFNGGLRGRKSGGAVEKVIERRQRRMIKNRESAARSRARKQAYTMELEAEVQKLKEENQELQKKQEEIMEIQKNQVMEMMNLQQNGKRRCLRRTQTGPW; encoded by the exons ATGAACTTCAAGAATTTCGGCAACGATCCTGGCCCTGCTGCCGGAGGAAGCGGAGATGCTGGTGGGAGACCGCCGGGGAATTTTCCCCTGACACGGCAACCTTCCGTGTACAATCTGACGTTCGATGAGTTCATGAACACCATGGGAGGTTCAGGAAAGGACTTCGGCTCCATGAACATGGATGAACTTCTTAAAAACATATGGACCGCCGAAGAGGTTCAAACTATGGCGTCTGCCACGGGTGTCGGTGGAGAACCGGGCTCCGCAGGCTTCGGCGGTGCCGGCATCAACAATTTGCAGAGGCAGGGATCCTTGACGCTCCCACGAACCCTGAGTCAGAAGACAGTGGACGAGGTCTGGAAAGACATTTCGAAGGAGTACGGCGGAGGGTCGACCGGTGGCGGCGTCGGCGGGCCGAATCCCGCGCAGACGACGCAGCGGCAGCCGACGTTGAAAGAGATCACGCTGGAGGAGTTCTTGGTGAGAGCAGGTGTTGTTAGAGAAGACGCGCAATTGGCAGCTGCTGGGAAAGCAAACGACAGCGTTTTTGTTGATTTGTCTCGTGGTGGAGGGAATAGTGGCGGTTTAGGAGTAGGGTTTCAGCAATTGAACAAGGTACCAGGGTTGATGGGTGATAGTGTTGGTGTGAACAACAATGATCCTCTGGTTGGTCTTCAGCCAAGAACAAATTTGCCTGTGAATGTTAATGGGGTTAGGTCTTCCAATCAGCAGATGCAGATCCAGAATTCACAGTCCCCTCATCAGCATCAGCCTCAGATATTCCCCAAACAAGCTCCTATGAGCTATGCTATGCCTCTTGTGCAAGGTGGAGGAGGAGGGATGGGGATGGTTGGTTTGTCACCTGGGCCTGTTCATGTTGCTACTGGCTCGCCGGCTAGCCAGATTTCCAATGATAAGATGGCAAAGAGCAATGGAGATACTTCTTCGGTTTCTCCGGTGCCTTATGTATTTAACGGTGGCCTCAGGGGCCGGAAGAGCGGTGGAGCAGTTGAAAAGGTGATTGAGAGGAGGCAGAGGAGAATGATCAAGAACAGAGAGTCGGCAGCTAGGTCCCGCGCTCGAAAGCAG GCTTATACCATGGAATTAGAAGCAGAAGTTCAAAAGTTGAAAGAGGAGAACCAAGAACTTCAGAAAAAGCAG G